In the genome of Desulfovibrio desulfuricans, one region contains:
- the hslU gene encoding ATP-dependent protease ATPase subunit HslU, producing MSTLTPRGIVAELDKFVVGQEQAKRMVAVAVRNRWRRQRLAPELRDEVSPKNIIMMGPTGVGKTEIARRLAKLSGAPFVKVEATKFTEVGYVGRDVESMVRDLMEIGINLMRDEENARVRKAAEAAAESRLMDLLLPSSFGSDERTSTREKLLQQFRLGFLDDREVEVEVTEQGGGSVDLFAIPGMEQMGGQVKDMFSKAFPPTHSRRKMKVRNAFAVLVQEESGRLVDQDALVDKARERVEQTGIIFIDEIDKIASSSQNRTSDISREGVQRDLLPIVEGSSVNTKYGMIRTDHILFIAAGAFHFSKPSDMIPELQGRFPLRVELQPLGKEEFLRILKEPDNALTKQYEALLATEQIRLSFTDDGLEEIAAFAEDTNARTENIGARRLYTIMEKILADISFDAPEMPGAQVVVNKTYVEEHLQDVRDDQDLSQYIL from the coding sequence ATGAGCACTTTGACACCTCGCGGCATCGTTGCCGAACTTGATAAATTTGTGGTGGGACAGGAGCAGGCCAAGCGCATGGTGGCCGTTGCGGTGCGCAACCGCTGGCGGCGGCAGCGCCTGGCGCCGGAGCTGCGCGACGAGGTTTCACCCAAGAACATCATCATGATGGGGCCCACGGGCGTGGGCAAAACCGAAATCGCCCGCCGTCTGGCAAAGCTTTCGGGTGCGCCCTTTGTAAAGGTGGAGGCCACCAAGTTTACCGAGGTGGGCTATGTGGGACGCGATGTGGAATCCATGGTGCGCGACCTCATGGAAATCGGCATCAACCTTATGCGAGATGAGGAAAACGCCCGCGTGCGCAAGGCTGCCGAGGCCGCTGCGGAATCGCGCCTGATGGATCTGCTCTTGCCCAGCTCGTTTGGCTCGGACGAACGAACCTCCACGCGCGAAAAGCTGTTGCAGCAGTTTCGCCTGGGTTTTTTGGACGACCGCGAAGTGGAAGTGGAAGTGACCGAGCAGGGCGGAGGCAGCGTTGATCTTTTTGCCATCCCCGGCATGGAGCAGATGGGCGGCCAGGTCAAGGACATGTTCAGCAAGGCCTTTCCGCCCACGCACAGCCGCCGCAAAATGAAGGTACGCAACGCCTTTGCCGTGCTGGTGCAGGAAGAATCGGGCAGGCTGGTGGACCAGGATGCCCTGGTGGACAAGGCCCGCGAGCGTGTGGAGCAGACGGGCATCATCTTTATTGACGAAATCGACAAGATCGCCAGCTCGTCGCAAAACCGTACCTCCGACATATCGCGCGAGGGCGTGCAGCGCGACCTGCTGCCCATTGTGGAAGGCAGCTCGGTCAACACCAAGTACGGCATGATCCGCACCGACCACATCCTGTTTATCGCGGCGGGCGCGTTCCATTTCAGCAAACCGTCGGACATGATACCCGAGCTTCAGGGGCGCTTTCCCCTGCGGGTGGAGCTGCAGCCCCTGGGCAAGGAAGAGTTTTTGCGCATCCTCAAAGAGCCGGACAACGCCCTGACCAAGCAGTACGAAGCCCTGCTGGCCACAGAGCAGATTCGCCTGAGCTTTACGGATGACGGTCTGGAAGAAATCGCGGCCTTTGCCGAAGACACCAATGCCCGCACGGAAAATATCGGCGCGCGGCGGCTTTACACCATCATGGAAAAAATTCTGGCCGACATATCGTTTGACGCTCCAGAGATGCCCGGCGCGCAGGTGGTGGTAAACAAGACTTATGTGGAAGAGCATCTGCAAGACGTGCGCGACGACCAGGACCTGAGCCAGTATATTCTGTAG
- the mbfA gene encoding iron exporter MbfA, translating into MKKFVDLSEQEILALAISLEEEDERIYADFADALRDDFPATAALLSGMGAEETVHRQKLTDLCRKKFGGHIPLIRRQDVKGFVQRKPLWLVRPLGLEAVRRFTASMEYETRQFYEKAAARATDAEIRLLLDDLAQAERRHEVNAERLSREHLNSEAVDSEKATQRRLYALQVIQPGLAGLMDGSVSTLAPVFAAAAATQDTWQAFLVGLAASLGAGISMGFAEALSDDGSITGRGHPWVRGLVCGLMTTLGGIGHTLPFLIVNYHTALMAALAVVVLELASITWIRSRYMDTPVLSAALQVVLGGVLVFLTGLLIGNA; encoded by the coding sequence ATGAAAAAATTTGTTGATCTCAGTGAGCAGGAAATTCTGGCTCTGGCCATTTCGCTTGAAGAAGAAGACGAGCGCATCTACGCGGACTTTGCCGATGCCCTGCGAGACGACTTTCCGGCCACTGCGGCGCTGCTTTCCGGCATGGGCGCGGAAGAAACCGTGCATCGCCAAAAGCTTACAGATCTGTGCCGCAAAAAGTTCGGCGGGCATATCCCCCTTATCCGCAGGCAGGATGTAAAAGGCTTTGTGCAGCGCAAGCCGCTGTGGCTTGTGCGGCCTCTGGGCCTTGAGGCCGTGCGCCGGTTTACAGCTTCAATGGAGTATGAGACCCGGCAGTTTTATGAAAAAGCCGCCGCCAGAGCTACAGATGCCGAGATACGTCTGCTGCTGGACGATCTGGCCCAGGCCGAGCGCAGGCATGAGGTCAACGCCGAGCGGCTTTCGCGCGAGCATTTGAACTCCGAGGCTGTGGACTCGGAAAAAGCCACGCAGCGCCGCCTTTACGCCCTGCAGGTCATACAGCCAGGGCTGGCCGGGCTTATGGACGGCAGCGTGTCCACCCTCGCGCCAGTCTTTGCGGCTGCGGCGGCTACGCAGGATACGTGGCAGGCTTTTTTGGTGGGCCTGGCAGCCTCGCTGGGCGCGGGCATCAGCATGGGCTTTGCCGAGGCGCTTTCAGACGACGGCAGCATAACAGGCCGTGGGCACCCCTGGGTGCGAGGCCTTGTGTGCGGCCTCATGACGACCCTCGGCGGCATAGGGCATACGCTGCCCTTTCTTATCGTCAATTATCATACGGCGCTCATGGCGGCCTTGGCCGTGGTGGTGCTGGAACTTGCCTCGATAACCTGGATACGGTCGCGGTACATGGATACCCCTGTGCTTTCCGCCGCTTTGCAGGTGGTGCTGGGGGGCGTTCTTGTTTTTCTCACCGGTCTGCTGATCGGCAATGCCTGA
- the tpx gene encoding thiol peroxidase produces MNTVTFKGNVMHLEGSQPAVGGKAPDFTLTANDMSPRSLKDYAGKVLVLVCVPSLDTPVCDMEVRRFNTEAAAQSDKVRIVAVSRDLPFAQARWCGAAGVTAVETLSDYRTAAFGKTYGVLIKELDLLARSIFVVGPDGTLAYSQLVNEVTHEPDYAAALEAVKKLA; encoded by the coding sequence ATGAATACAGTTACATTTAAAGGCAATGTCATGCATCTTGAAGGTTCCCAGCCTGCCGTCGGCGGCAAGGCCCCCGATTTTACGCTGACCGCCAACGATATGAGCCCCCGCAGCCTCAAAGATTACGCTGGCAAGGTGCTGGTGCTGGTGTGCGTTCCGTCGCTTGATACTCCGGTGTGCGATATGGAAGTGCGCCGCTTCAACACCGAGGCCGCCGCTCAGTCAGACAAAGTGCGCATTGTGGCTGTCAGCCGCGACCTGCCCTTTGCACAGGCCCGCTGGTGCGGAGCAGCTGGCGTAACCGCCGTTGAAACTCTTTCGGACTACCGCACCGCCGCCTTTGGCAAAACCTACGGCGTCCTGATCAAGGAGCTGGACCTGCTGGCCCGCTCCATATTCGTGGTCGGCCCCGACGGCACGCTGGCTTACAGCCAGCTGGTAAATGAAGTTACCCACGAGCCCGACTACGCAGCCGCCCTTGAGGCCGTGAAAAAGCTCGCCTAG
- a CDS encoding monovalent cation/H+ antiporter subunit D family protein, protein MDIVESVRPLAAILTALVGACLIMLAGRRPNLRETVSFVTAAVMFCIIVSMIGDVAPAPLGRGHTLHLTVFAILPGLSVSFRADAFSMVFGLVGSFLWVITVFYAAGYMRGLNEHAQTRFSACFALTLFGAMGVAFADNLFTLYLFYEVVSICTYPLVAHHQDAEGYDGARKYIVYLTATAKGLVLPAMIVIYVLTGNLDFAHNSHSGILQGGASDALATVLYVCCILGFAKNGIMPFHHWLPGAMVAPTPVSALLHAVAVVKVGVFCTTRVMLFVFGTDLMKALNLGIPTAYFVSFTILAASIIALTKDNLKARLAYSTVSQLSYIILGVALLTVDGIQGGIVHIANHAFSKITLFFCAGAIYVATRKKCISEMSGLGRTMPFTFAAFAVASLSMIGAPPVAGFVTKWKLLVGAMEMPTHSMGILLVLLASTLLNVAYFAPVTYKAFFGKRPEGEETGIREAPLSMVVPILIAAGVSVFIGIYPDAIMSFVKVVTG, encoded by the coding sequence ATGGATATTGTTGAATCCGTCAGACCCCTGGCCGCCATACTTACAGCACTGGTCGGCGCGTGCCTGATAATGCTGGCAGGGCGTCGGCCCAACCTGCGCGAAACGGTTTCGTTCGTCACGGCGGCGGTCATGTTCTGCATCATCGTCTCCATGATCGGCGATGTCGCGCCCGCCCCCCTGGGTCGCGGCCATACGCTGCACCTTACGGTTTTTGCCATTTTGCCGGGGCTGTCGGTGAGCTTCAGGGCCGATGCCTTTTCCATGGTTTTTGGGCTGGTCGGCTCGTTTTTGTGGGTCATCACCGTTTTTTACGCGGCTGGCTACATGCGGGGCCTCAACGAGCACGCCCAGACGCGCTTCAGCGCCTGTTTTGCCCTGACGCTCTTTGGAGCCATGGGCGTGGCCTTTGCCGACAACCTGTTTACACTCTACCTGTTTTATGAAGTGGTGAGCATTTGCACCTACCCCCTTGTGGCCCACCATCAGGATGCCGAGGGATACGACGGCGCGCGCAAGTACATTGTGTACCTCACCGCCACGGCCAAAGGCCTGGTGCTGCCTGCCATGATCGTTATCTACGTGCTGACGGGCAATCTGGACTTTGCCCACAACAGCCATTCGGGCATCCTGCAAGGCGGGGCCAGCGATGCGCTGGCAACCGTGCTGTACGTTTGCTGCATTCTGGGTTTTGCCAAAAACGGCATCATGCCCTTTCACCACTGGCTGCCGGGGGCCATGGTCGCTCCCACGCCTGTCTCCGCCCTGCTGCACGCGGTGGCGGTGGTCAAGGTGGGCGTGTTCTGCACCACGCGCGTCATGCTGTTTGTGTTTGGCACAGACCTGATGAAGGCCCTCAATCTGGGCATACCCACGGCCTACTTTGTGTCCTTTACCATTCTTGCGGCTTCGATCATCGCCCTGACCAAGGACAACCTCAAGGCGCGGCTGGCGTATTCCACGGTAAGCCAGCTTTCGTACATCATTCTGGGCGTGGCCCTGCTGACGGTGGACGGCATACAGGGCGGCATCGTGCATATCGCCAACCACGCCTTTTCAAAGATCACGCTCTTTTTCTGCGCCGGCGCGATCTACGTGGCAACGCGCAAAAAGTGCATTTCTGAAATGAGCGGCCTTGGCCGCACCATGCCCTTTACCTTCGCGGCCTTTGCCGTGGCCTCGCTTTCCATGATCGGCGCGCCGCCTGTGGCCGGTTTTGTAACCAAGTGGAAGCTGCTGGTGGGCGCCATGGAAATGCCCACGCATTCCATGGGCATATTGCTGGTGCTCCTGGCAAGTACGCTGCTGAACGTGGCCTACTTTGCGCCGGTGACCTACAAGGCATTTTTTGGCAAACGGCCAGAGGGCGAAGAAACGGGCATCCGTGAAGCCCCGCTGAGCATGGTTGTGCCCATCCTCATAGCGGCTGGCGTTTCCGTGTTCATTGGCATTTACCCCGATGCCATCATGTCCTTCGTGAAGGTGGTGACAGGATGA
- a CDS encoding chaperone protein produces the protein MAQKMKEDEYTKCPACHGSGKNKDDSKCFECNGTGKRQQACTVPEGPEHEGVCD, from the coding sequence ATGGCCCAGAAAATGAAAGAAGACGAGTACACCAAGTGCCCGGCTTGCCACGGCAGCGGCAAGAACAAAGATGACTCCAAGTGTTTTGAATGCAACGGAACCGGTAAACGGCAGCAGGCCTGCACGGTTCCTGAAGGCCCGGAACACGAAGGCGTGTGTGATTAG
- a CDS encoding NADH-quinone oxidoreductase subunit N has product MNAHLFAPELVLLAGCLLAFCMTMTESRTQTLRLVVLCVGAAFAVASFASLFAKGTLFYGAYKVDLFSQLVKCVMSAGFTLMLLFGADTKGISVRMRPEYYFFLLSSLLGLTLLSSSVELITLFIALELSSYSLYLLVPMRTPSDNMRAPMEAAIKYLLFGVTASGIMLFGMSWIFGIAGSTYLEQILPAMRSALSHADSPHAFGAQAAALVGLLMLFCGMFFKLAVFPFHFWAPDVYQGASNDTTAFIASIPKIVAVAVLARFCSLAFPGEGHIALLLTGLSIASMFYGNLTALVQTDVKRMLGFSGIAHAGYILMGMATMQGWGIATSLYYATGYLFMMLAAFLVLCTVSPDGKNLTVSDLNGLSRRSPMLAFVLGVSMFALAGIPPFVGFMGKFLLLTGAWRAGHTALVIIAAINTAIGIYYYLQVVRAAYTEAAPHNAEAIIPHAGARMAGICLVGLLLALGIAPESMIRLATEAVLAAW; this is encoded by the coding sequence ATGAACGCACATCTTTTTGCACCGGAACTGGTTCTTCTTGCAGGCTGCCTGCTGGCATTCTGCATGACAATGACGGAATCCCGGACGCAAACCCTGCGCCTGGTGGTTCTTTGCGTGGGGGCGGCCTTTGCCGTCGCCTCTTTCGCCAGCCTGTTTGCCAAGGGAACCCTGTTTTACGGAGCCTACAAGGTTGACCTGTTTTCGCAGCTGGTAAAATGCGTAATGTCTGCGGGCTTTACGCTCATGCTGCTTTTTGGGGCGGACACCAAGGGTATTTCTGTACGCATGCGCCCTGAATATTATTTCTTTTTGCTCTCAAGCCTGTTGGGGCTGACATTGCTCTCAAGCAGCGTGGAGCTCATCACCCTGTTCATCGCCCTTGAGCTGTCGTCGTATTCGCTCTACCTGCTGGTGCCCATGCGCACGCCCTCGGACAATATGCGCGCGCCCATGGAGGCGGCCATCAAGTATCTGCTGTTTGGCGTAACGGCCTCGGGCATCATGCTCTTTGGCATGAGCTGGATTTTTGGCATAGCGGGCAGCACCTATCTTGAGCAGATACTGCCAGCCATGCGCTCGGCCCTGTCGCATGCTGACAGCCCGCATGCCTTTGGGGCGCAGGCTGCCGCGCTGGTGGGCCTGCTGATGCTGTTTTGCGGCATGTTTTTCAAGCTGGCGGTGTTTCCCTTTCACTTTTGGGCGCCCGACGTATATCAGGGCGCGTCCAACGACACCACGGCCTTTATCGCATCCATTCCCAAAATTGTGGCTGTGGCCGTGCTGGCGCGGTTCTGCTCGCTGGCCTTTCCCGGCGAGGGGCACATTGCGCTGCTGCTGACGGGGCTTTCCATCGCCTCCATGTTTTACGGCAACCTCACGGCCCTGGTGCAGACAGACGTAAAGCGCATGCTGGGCTTTTCGGGTATTGCGCATGCCGGGTATATCCTCATGGGCATGGCCACCATGCAGGGCTGGGGCATCGCCACATCGCTGTACTACGCCACAGGCTATCTGTTCATGATGCTGGCTGCCTTTCTGGTGTTGTGCACTGTCTCCCCTGACGGCAAAAACCTGACCGTCAGCGATCTGAACGGCCTTTCGCGGCGATCCCCCATGCTGGCCTTTGTGCTTGGCGTAAGCATGTTTGCCCTGGCGGGCATTCCGCCCTTTGTGGGCTTTATGGGCAAATTTCTGCTGCTGACCGGCGCGTGGCGGGCGGGGCATACGGCGCTGGTGATTATTGCGGCCATCAACACGGCCATCGGCATCTACTATTATCTGCAGGTGGTGCGCGCCGCGTACACAGAGGCGGCCCCGCACAATGCCGAGGCCATTATACCGCACGCAGGCGCGCGCATGGCGGGCATATGCCTTGTTGGCCTGTTGCTGGCGCTGGGCATAGCGCCCGAAAGCATGATCCGGCTGGCTACGGAAGCAGTGCTGGCGGCCTGGTAG
- a CDS encoding NADH-quinone oxidoreductase subunit M: MDFLSMNTLGYPILSILVFLPLAGAVIVTLLPTENSVKMWTLFVTLANAVISLPLFMRFDPTSALYQFAEHHPWIESFNINYTLGVDGISLLLIMMTTLIMPLCVLGSWRYIKTRIKEFMVCLLVMETSMLGVFMALDMVLFYVLWEAMLIPMYLLIAVWGGPRKSYASIKFFLYTLAGSVFLLVAIVALYINQGTFSIPALMGQQYSERFQLLVFLAFFIAFAIKVPMFPFHTWLPAAHVEAPTAGSVILASVLLKMGTYGFLRFCLPITPGAAIGLLPALQWLSIAGIIYGGLTALAQQDMKKLIAYSSVGHMGFVTLGIFALNQRGLEGALLQMINHGVTTGALFLCVGMVYERSHSRELADAAGLGKFMPIYVTYLTFFSLSSLAFPGTNSFVGEFLILAGAFFNNKIVAVCAVPGAILAAAYMLRMLQRVIWGGTNNPDQSHMNDLGWREAVTLAPLLVFVFWIGLAPEPFLRVMRPSLDHLLAQTGYHATSALALAELVAR, encoded by the coding sequence ATGGATTTTCTGAGCATGAACACCCTGGGCTACCCCATCCTCAGCATTCTTGTTTTTCTGCCGTTGGCAGGGGCTGTCATTGTGACCCTGCTGCCGACAGAAAACAGCGTGAAGATGTGGACGCTCTTTGTCACGCTGGCAAATGCCGTCATTTCGCTGCCGCTGTTTATGCGGTTTGACCCCACATCCGCCTTGTACCAGTTTGCGGAGCACCACCCGTGGATTGAGAGCTTCAACATCAACTACACCCTGGGCGTGGACGGCATTTCGCTGCTGCTGATAATGATGACGACCCTTATCATGCCGCTGTGCGTGCTTGGCTCGTGGCGGTACATCAAAACCCGCATCAAGGAATTTATGGTCTGCCTGCTGGTCATGGAAACATCCATGCTCGGCGTGTTCATGGCGCTGGATATGGTGCTGTTTTACGTGCTGTGGGAGGCCATGCTCATACCCATGTACCTGCTCATCGCCGTCTGGGGCGGCCCGCGCAAGAGCTACGCTTCCATCAAGTTCTTTTTGTACACGCTTGCTGGCTCGGTGTTTCTGCTGGTGGCCATTGTGGCCCTGTACATCAATCAGGGCACGTTCAGCATACCCGCGCTCATGGGCCAGCAGTATTCCGAGCGCTTCCAGCTGCTGGTGTTTCTGGCGTTTTTTATAGCATTTGCCATCAAGGTTCCCATGTTTCCCTTCCACACATGGCTGCCCGCAGCCCATGTGGAGGCCCCGACCGCAGGCTCGGTGATTCTGGCCTCGGTGCTGCTCAAGATGGGTACATACGGTTTTTTGCGCTTTTGCCTGCCCATTACGCCCGGGGCGGCCATAGGCCTGCTGCCCGCCCTGCAGTGGCTCTCCATCGCCGGCATCATCTACGGCGGCCTGACGGCCCTTGCCCAGCAGGACATGAAAAAGCTCATCGCCTACTCCAGCGTTGGGCATATGGGCTTTGTGACTCTGGGCATATTTGCCCTCAACCAGCGCGGGCTTGAGGGCGCGCTGCTGCAGATGATCAACCACGGCGTCACCACCGGAGCGCTGTTTTTGTGCGTGGGCATGGTCTACGAGCGCTCGCACAGCCGCGAGCTTGCCGACGCCGCCGGGCTGGGCAAGTTTATGCCCATCTACGTGACGTATCTGACGTTTTTTTCGCTGTCGTCGCTGGCCTTCCCCGGCACAAACAGCTTTGTGGGCGAGTTTCTTATCCTCGCCGGAGCCTTTTTCAACAACAAGATTGTGGCAGTATGCGCCGTGCCGGGGGCCATACTTGCGGCGGCGTACATGCTGCGCATGCTGCAGCGGGTAATCTGGGGCGGCACCAACAACCCCGACCAGTCGCATATGAACGATCTGGGCTGGCGAGAGGCCGTAACCCTTGCCCCGCTGCTGGTGTTTGTTTTCTGGATCGGCCTGGCCCCGGAACCTTTTTTGCGCGTCATGAGGCCGAGCCTTGACCATCTGCTGGCGCAGACCGGCTACCATGCCACAAGCGCGCTGGCTCTTGCGGAACTTGTCGCGCGTTGA
- a CDS encoding NAD-dependent succinate-semialdehyde dehydrogenase — MSYATVNPYTGETLKTFPEATDAEVTAAIASAHSAFLQWRKTSFGERAKILQKAADLLRAGMEEHAALLTLEMGKIIGEARAEVELSARIFEYYAQNAQKLLAPEKLPLSDAAEGEVWVTHEPLGVLLAIEPWNFPYYQIARILAPQLSAGNTMLLKHASNVPQSAARFEKLMHAAGLPAGAFINLYPTREQIEMILNDPRVHGVALTGSEEAGAVVAAQAARALKKSTLELGGSDAFVVLADADVDKAVNWAVFGRHWNAGQVCVSSKRIIVADEIYDEFMEKYTKGVAALKAGDPMDPATTLAPLSSQGAADLVRGKIAKAVAAGAKAQQVGPKVPVRGAFVQPTILTGVADANPARLWEFFGPVSMIFRARDDDDAVRIANDTPFGLGGSVFSKDAKHARAVADRIETGMVFVNHPTMVKADIPFGGIKRSGYGRELIGLGIKEFVNHKVTGIVDIDAEF, encoded by the coding sequence ATGTCATACGCAACAGTCAATCCTTACACGGGCGAAACCCTCAAGACCTTTCCCGAAGCAACCGATGCGGAAGTAACCGCAGCCATAGCAAGCGCTCACAGCGCTTTTTTGCAGTGGCGCAAAACCTCGTTTGGGGAAAGAGCAAAAATACTGCAAAAGGCGGCCGACCTGCTGCGGGCGGGCATGGAAGAGCACGCGGCTCTGCTGACCCTTGAAATGGGCAAAATTATTGGCGAAGCACGGGCAGAGGTGGAACTTTCGGCCAGAATATTTGAATACTATGCGCAAAATGCCCAAAAGCTGCTCGCCCCCGAAAAGCTGCCCCTGAGCGACGCGGCCGAGGGCGAGGTCTGGGTTACGCACGAGCCTCTGGGCGTGCTGCTGGCCATTGAGCCGTGGAACTTCCCCTACTATCAGATAGCCCGCATCCTTGCCCCGCAGCTCTCCGCGGGCAACACCATGCTGCTCAAGCACGCCTCCAATGTGCCGCAAAGCGCAGCGCGGTTTGAAAAGCTCATGCATGCGGCCGGGCTGCCCGCCGGGGCGTTTATCAATCTGTACCCCACCAGGGAGCAGATCGAGATGATTCTTAACGACCCCCGCGTGCACGGCGTGGCCCTGACCGGTTCGGAAGAAGCTGGCGCGGTGGTTGCCGCGCAGGCGGCCAGAGCTTTGAAAAAATCCACGCTTGAGCTCGGCGGGTCGGATGCCTTTGTGGTGCTGGCCGATGCGGATGTGGACAAAGCCGTGAACTGGGCGGTGTTTGGGCGGCACTGGAACGCCGGGCAGGTCTGCGTTTCGTCCAAGCGCATCATAGTGGCCGACGAAATTTACGACGAGTTTATGGAAAAATACACCAAGGGCGTCGCAGCGCTCAAGGCTGGCGACCCCATGGACCCTGCCACCACGCTGGCGCCGCTTTCGTCCCAGGGCGCGGCTGACCTTGTGCGCGGCAAAATAGCCAAGGCCGTGGCCGCCGGGGCCAAGGCGCAGCAGGTTGGGCCCAAGGTTCCGGTCAGGGGCGCGTTTGTGCAGCCGACCATCCTTACCGGCGTGGCCGATGCCAACCCGGCGAGGTTGTGGGAGTTTTTTGGTCCTGTTTCCATGATATTCCGCGCCAGGGATGACGATGACGCCGTGCGCATCGCCAACGACACCCCCTTTGGGCTGGGCGGCTCGGTGTTTTCAAAAGACGCAAAACACGCCAGAGCAGTGGCTGACCGTATTGAAACGGGCATGGTTTTTGTAAACCACCCCACCATGGTCAAGGCGGATATTCCCTTTGGCGGCATCAAGCGCTCCGGCTACGGGCGCGAGCTGATCGGGCTGGGCATCAAGGAGTTCGTGAACCACAAGGTGACGGGCATTGTGGATATTGACGCGGAGTTTTAG
- a CDS encoding Na(+)/H(+) antiporter subunit D, which produces MTESWIHPSAVLLLGAVILPLLPRAVRRVFIVLVPVLAFGAVLLMQGHNGVYGVVPFMNWELTFGRVDALSLVFAYIMTLMCLIGSIYGLHVEEAAQHSAAWIYVAGSLGVIFCGDYLTLFLFWEMMAFSSVFLVWFRRRKQSLASGYRYLLVHTAGGLLLLAGLVLRYKATGDLNFGPIGVADPQLYTYLIMAGFILNAAVPPLHAWLPDAYGEATVTGAVFMCAFTTKTAVYVLARSFAGMEILVPLGVCMALYGVVYAVLENDARRLLAYHIISQVGYMVAAVGIGTPLAINGACAHAFAHILYKGLLFMGCGSVLHMTGVSKFTELGGLYKKMPKTFVFTLVGGLSISAFPLFSGFVTKAMIVAAGFEAHNYWAGFLLTLASAGTFLHTGLKVPYFIWFGKNNCSQKTWERAGDPPLNMQVAMAVAAFLCIFIGCYTPYLYDMLPFPDVAAQYHPYSAAHISETLQILLFTALGFFLLLKKLTPEPTISLDLDWFYRMGGRLFYWFARKPVQSVDNAVGEAWNRQGIVPLMRTARFWSWFDWHGIDTVVDGTARGVRALGGVLRLVQSGSLQINIISMAAVVALVLTLLAFV; this is translated from the coding sequence ATGACTGAATCATGGATCCACCCCTCCGCCGTTCTGTTGCTGGGCGCGGTAATACTGCCGCTGCTGCCCAGGGCCGTACGCCGCGTTTTTATCGTACTTGTGCCTGTGCTGGCCTTTGGCGCGGTGTTGCTCATGCAGGGACACAACGGCGTGTACGGCGTTGTGCCGTTTATGAACTGGGAGCTGACCTTCGGCAGGGTTGACGCGCTGAGCTTGGTCTTTGCCTACATCATGACCCTCATGTGCCTGATCGGCTCCATCTACGGCCTGCATGTGGAGGAAGCCGCGCAGCACTCCGCCGCATGGATCTACGTGGCGGGCTCGCTGGGCGTTATCTTTTGCGGCGATTACCTGACGCTCTTCCTCTTTTGGGAGATGATGGCCTTTTCGTCCGTATTTCTGGTGTGGTTCAGGCGGCGCAAGCAGTCGCTGGCCTCGGGCTACCGGTATCTGCTGGTGCACACCGCAGGCGGCCTGCTGCTGCTGGCGGGCCTTGTGCTGCGCTACAAGGCCACGGGCGACCTCAATTTTGGACCCATCGGCGTGGCCGACCCGCAGCTGTACACCTACCTGATCATGGCCGGGTTTATCCTCAACGCGGCCGTGCCGCCCCTGCACGCCTGGCTGCCCGACGCCTACGGCGAGGCTACGGTGACGGGCGCGGTGTTTATGTGCGCCTTTACCACCAAAACCGCCGTGTACGTGCTGGCGCGCAGCTTTGCGGGCATGGAAATACTGGTGCCGCTTGGCGTGTGCATGGCCCTGTACGGCGTTGTGTACGCCGTGCTTGAAAACGACGCACGCCGCCTGCTGGCCTACCACATCATCAGCCAGGTGGGCTACATGGTGGCCGCAGTGGGCATAGGCACGCCGCTGGCCATCAACGGGGCCTGCGCCCACGCCTTTGCCCACATTCTCTACAAAGGGCTGCTGTTCATGGGCTGCGGCTCGGTGCTGCACATGACGGGCGTAAGCAAGTTTACCGAGCTCGGCGGCCTGTACAAAAAAATGCCCAAAACCTTTGTGTTTACACTGGTGGGCGGGCTTTCCATCTCGGCCTTTCCGCTGTTCAGCGGTTTTGTGACCAAGGCCATGATCGTGGCCGCCGGATTTGAAGCCCACAACTACTGGGCGGGCTTTTTGCTCACGCTGGCCTCGGCGGGCACATTTTTGCACACGGGCCTGAAGGTTCCGTACTTTATCTGGTTTGGCAAAAACAACTGCTCGCAGAAAACATGGGAGCGCGCGGGCGACCCGCCGCTCAACATGCAGGTGGCTATGGCCGTGGCGGCATTTTTGTGCATCTTTATCGGCTGCTATACGCCCTACCTTTACGACATGCTGCCCTTCCCCGACGTGGCGGCGCAGTACCACCCCTACAGCGCGGCGCATATCTCTGAAACTTTGCAAATACTGCTGTTTACGGCGCTGGGCTTCTTTTTGCTGCTCAAAAAGCTTACGCCAGAGCCCACCATCAGCCTGGATCTCGACTGGTTTTACCGCATGGGCGGCAGGCTGTTTTACTGGTTTGCGCGCAAGCCCGTGCAATCGGTGGACAACGCCGTGGGCGAAGCCTGGAACCGTCAGGGCATAGTGCCGCTCATGCGCACGGCGCGCTTCTGGTCATGGTTTGACTGGCACGGCATTGATACTGTGGTTGACGGTACGGCCCGCGGCGTGCGCGCCCTTGGCGGGGTGTTGCGGCTGGTGCAGAGCGGCAGCCTGCAAATCAACATCATTTCCATGGCCGCAGTGGTGGCCCTGGTGCTCACGCTGCTGGCTTTTGTCTGA